Within the Halichoerus grypus chromosome 2, mHalGry1.hap1.1, whole genome shotgun sequence genome, the region CTCTGGGCCTCGATTTCCCCGTCTGCTCAGTCCACGATCGACACGTTGGCTACCACGATTGCCTTCTCTGAGGTCATCCTCTGAATGTTCTAGTATGACAGGGGTTCCTGGCATCCCCAGAATACAAATGCGCAGCTTCCTGAAGGCTCTACGCTAACTTTAGATTATCTACAAGTGGGTTTCCACTGTGCTGTTCATCTCCCGAAACATGAAATCCTTGATCCGATGGTGTGTTTTCTCGAGATCGTATCCCCTCCGATGACCTGAAAGCTCAGGGCCGTACAAGGAGTGAGACCTTGTCATTCTCCTCAATCTGCTTTTTGGAGATAGACAATTAAGGTTCAGAGAGAGGCAAAGCCTTGACTGAGGCCTCATAGGAGTTAGTGGCCGAGTTGGGACCGGAACTCACGTCCACTGGGCCTCCTGTCCAGTGTTCCTTCGCCTCTACTCCTTGATGGTAATTagggttttaagattttttttttttattagagagagagagagagaaatggggggggagggcgcagagggagaaacagactccctgctgagcagggagcccataattagtttttttttaagtacaaatcATATTCTGGCTCCTAGACTCCTCTGTCCATTTGCcttcttaaattatttcctttttagataAGCACAAAAGCTTGGCCCTGAACAAAAACCTTACCCGTTCTCTTTTATCTCGACCCAAGGCTATTAACACGTAGGTTATCATTCACAGTAATTTGCATGCCTCGCACACCACAGTTCACAAACTGCTGTCtccattctttctctcatttccccCCAACCACGCTTTGGGCTCCTCATCTGACCACTATTTCTGAGCACCAGCTCCGTAGTCGGCAGGAGCTGAGGAAGGAAGCAGGGTCCGCCCTCAGGGATTAGCGAAAGGCTGGGTGGGCAGAAGGCCCGTGGTAAAGTCAGTGTCCACCGCTCACCAGCCCTGTGTCCCCAAGTCTGTTTCTTCTTGGTGGTTCTTTCCCCTATTGCCCTGAACACACCTGGTGTCTGAGGACTTCTAAACCGTGAAGTCACACCTCCTGCTCATGCTTCCTAAATGGATATGCTTATTTGATTCCTTAGGCAAGAAGTGGGAAGTTGCCAAGCCCTGGGAAGAAAAGCAAGGAGACGAAGAGAAGATGTATGAGTAAGTAAGAGGAAAGCCTGGTCCTTTGGTAGAGGTCACAGGTCAGGCTCTGTGTGCTGGGCCCGCCACTCAGGGTTAGGTCTACCCAcctcttcttttaagattttatttttaagtcatctctacccccaacgtggggctcaaactggcaaccccaaggtcaagagtggctcgttccaccgactgagccagccaggggccccgcttccttttctttaaatggaTCCCAAGTATAGTCCCCCTAAGGCTGTGTACTTAACGAAAATATGCCACTCACTTTCCTCTTGTATTTTGtgatatatttggttttttttttttaagattttagttatttcacagagagaaagagagagagcgtgcatgcacgagcagggggaggggcagagggagaagcaggccccccaccgagcagggagccccatacggaacatgatccctgggatcataacctgagccgaaggcagacacttatcgactgaatcacccaggtgccccaatttgggGCTTTTGTGATTGCTATGTGTTGGGGGTACCCAGGATCACCTTTAGACTTGATGACTCACGAGAAGGACTCACAGGACCCAGAAAAGCTACCATAGTCACAGTTATGGGTCATTCTAGTAGAAGGGTACAGATTAACTCAGCAAAGGGAAGGCATATAGGGTGGAGGCCTCTCCCAGCTCGATCTCGGGCACCAGGCTTCTTTCTCCCAATATCCATGCGTGGGCACCATGTGCAAAGCTTCACCAGCCAGACAGGCTCACCGAACCTTGGTTTCAGCCGTAGAGTGGACAAGTCCATCCTGGCCTCTGAAGGGGCTGGAGATGGGGTAGATATTAACTAGTGCTTGGCTTCTTCTGCTCCAAGATTTTGTGAGTGTCCTTGCGTGTGGTTGTAGACGGTTCATCCTCACTTCTGTAGAGTGTTCCATGGTGGGAGTGGACCGTGATGAGTTTATCTACTCTGGGGCTGATGCGCATTTGGGTGGTGCCCAGTTTGGGGCTGTTGTGCACGGTGCCGTGATGAACATTCTGGTCAACCCTGTCCTTTCTCTTTGACGTTTTCCTTCCAGTCGGCTGGTGGTCAAAAGCACACCCTgactcctcctctttctctctctcttcaggaATGTTAATGAATCACAGGTTCAGTTACCCCCTCTGCCACCCAGGGGTTTGCTTTTTCCGGAACACACTCGTAAGTATCTGTCGCTGACAACAGTTTCATTCAGGGTAGGATAACAAATTTATCTAaatgtcttagctcaggctgcccacaacaaaataccataggctaggtggcttaaacaacagaaaatttattttctcatggtccTGGAGACTAGAAGGTCAAGACCAAGGTGCCAGCCAGTTTGGTAAGGGGTGATGGGggtagggaagagggagagagagcgagcattctggtgtctcttcttataaggacgctAAGCCTATGCGATCAGggccctacccttatgacctcatttagccTTAATTACCCCCCTTAggggccccatctccaaatacagcctcCCTGGGGGGTTAGgccttcaacgtatgaattttgtggggacaaAGAACTTCAGTCCGTAACACTAGAATCTGCAGGTAGTACCATCCTTTTGAAAGGGACAAATAAGTTAAAAAGGGGGCAGAGTGAGTAGCAACGCTCCTGATATTCAGTGTGTAAATTCATATTCAAATCCCAGGTTGGAGCATGAGTGAAAAGGAACTTGGGGGTGTCGCTGGGCCTCCCACACTTCCCATCAGAAACACTCTGCCTGGTTTGTTCTTgactggaatgttcttccttaaACTGCTTCTGTAGCGGACACACTTCATCCTTCATGGTCAGCTCGAATGTCAGcacctcggggcacctggggggctcagtcggctaagcagctgactcttggtttcagctcaggtcatgatctcagggtcctgggatcgagccccgagtcgggctccctgcttagtgcggactctgcttgtccttctccctctactactccccctgcttgtgctctctttctgtcaaataaataaaaccttgaaaaagaaatgtcagcACCTCAAAGAGTGCCCTCCTGTCTACCCTCTCTAAAGTGAACCCACTAATTCTCTTCATAGAACTTATGGCAATTACCCAAAGTTGTCTTACTTCATTACTGTTCATTGGTTTCTGACCTCCCTCCTCCACTAGAATACGAAGTCCAGGAAACAGGAACGTTTCTGGTCTTGCTCACCACTTAGTACCCACCAGGAGAGCAGTGCCTGCAGCTTAGGAGATAACAAGGATGTCTCGATTGAGTGGATAAATCATAAGATCAGCCCACATTTACTGGGCAGCCCGGTGAGCCAGGCCCCGTGAGAGGCACTTTACAGGCATGATCTCACGTAGTACCCTCAACAACCCTGCGAGGCAGGTACATCATTATTCCCCTTTGAcgggtgaggacactgaggcacagagacgttCAGGGGCTCACCCATGGCGACACAGCAAGTGATCGCTGGAGCCTGGGTATGAACTGGGGATCTGACCGCAGAGCCCTGCAAGAAAGGAGGCGTGGACCTCTCTCAGGTCCTTGTAGGAAGGACGAGATTGTGGGAGAGGCAGCTCCGGTCTCATCTGGGGTCCAGCTCGCTGTTTCATCATCCTTCCCCTGGATGCCTTGGTGTTTTTGCTACATACCCTAATTCCCCGTTCTGCAAACACCACTGTCCCCTTCCTTCTGAACAGAGATTCGTACCTCAGCAATTATGGGAAGTTCTGGAAAACACTAAGTCACTGGGAGGGATGTGCCCAAAAAGGAAATGTGGTTTGTACCACTTCCCCCACGAGAATGAGGGTCTCACATAACTCTACTCATTTGGGTACTGGCTCAGTTCAGCTTGCTGTCTACACTTCTGTTTCATGGTTCCCATGccgtggggggcaggcagagggacacgCGAGCCACGGTGTTGGACCAACATCTGCCCTCGACCCGCCTGGGGGATCCCGAGGCTGTATCACGTCCGTGCATCGGTTTCCCCCGTCAGATGGGGGTCTGGTCCACCAGGGAGTGGGAAGATCACCCAAACCCATGAAAATCATGCTGAGTCACCTCatcaaaaaatatacaaacacacaatAGCTTCGCCTCTAAGGGCCGTTTTGTGTGTTCTAGTCCCACAGGAAAGCCCAAGTCAGCCGCCAGCTACATACTCACTGGTCAACAAAGTTAGAAAGAAGAAGACAGCGTCCATCCCCAGCTACATGGAGCCCCTGGACGATTACGACGATGTGGAAATCCCCGCAAATATGGAAAAGCAGCGTTTCTGAGACAAGCGTCCCTTCTTTCCCGGCAAGCTGAAGAGGGTTCGCACGGCTGTTTAAACCAACCGGGAATGAACTGCAACAGATCGCGGGATCCCACAAGCCAGCGGTAATGTGGCAGAGCTTTAGAAAATAAACACCTCCCGAAGCTTAGAGCCAGGAGCATCAGCATCCAGGAACAGGGGCCGAGGCTCCGCCCCGGAGACCCAGCCGGGTCAGGCCTGGAACTACTGTCCACGGGTCCCCCCGCCCCTGGGAGGACCTGGGTCCTgtggctccccgcccccacccgtgAGAAACACTCCTCCGCTTCTCTTCTCTTGTTTGCTCTAAGTGATGCTAAATCTTGGTGTTTGGCTGCCGAGCCTCCAGGCGCCCGTCCCCAGCTTGGCCCCAGGggtccccccacctctccctccccccgccacagGGCTGTGGGCGGCCGTTCCAGCTGAGCACCGGTGTGTGCAAGTCACTGCATCACACCTTGCAGGTTCTTCAAGAGTGAGTAGTGCTTTTTGTCCTTGTGAACCGTCCCCGCCTACACACACCCCAAACCCCAGAGCCTCTCCATGACGTTGGCCGGATGGACCACAGAGATTCAAGTTCTCACTGACTTTTTCTTGTGCTTCTGGGTGGCATATTGTGATAATCAACAAGGACAGAGGTTAATCACCATCTGGACCAAAGCACACACGTTCCACATAGCAGAGTCATATTGCGATATGTGTCCTGGGGGAGCCGTAGGAAAAGTAGGCTTCCCTGGGGAAAGTCATgggcaagaggaaagaaagggacaaTTAAGGGCAGATTCAAGAGGAGAGTTCCTTGCGTCATATTCTGTGCAAACGGCACCGAGATCGCTGTCCCCGAGCGCATCTAGGAGGCAGAACTCCATAGTGTGGAGGTGCCCCTGGCGAGATACAGGGAGGGGGTCGCTGTCCTGCTACAGAAATGACCTCATCCCCGAGGCCTGCGTCAGCTTGGAGGCTCTGGAACCTCATCTGTTCCTTGGCCTTGATCTGTTGGAGCCCTCGGATTGGCGCATCCCAAGCAGACTGGAGATGCGGATTTCTAAGCAATCCCTGGGGGATCCAGCAAGAGCAGGCTCGCAGGGAGAGCGACATGAACCTCAGAAAGGCCGGGAGTGACCCTTGGACTGAGCTCCTCCTCGAGAGATGGACGGTGCATGTCTGCTGTGTTCAAGCTTCCtcccttaggggcgcctgggtggctcagatggttaagcgtctgccttcggctcgggtcatgatcctgggatcgagccccacatcgggctccctgcttggcggggagcctgcttctccctctccctctactgttctccctgcttgtgctctctcactctctctgtcaaataaataaataaaatctttaaaaacaaaacaaaaaacaaaacaaaacaaaacaaaacaaaacaaaaagcttcctCCCTCCAGGACTGCTGGACCAGTGGGGACAGGTGCTTCCTCCAGCTTCTTTCTAGATTCCCGGCAGACCTCCAGCTTCCTGTGTTACCACTGCCTTATGGTAGGCCAGACAGTCCTCTAACTGTGGCCTGACAGAACTCCAGAACCCCGGGAGCCAGAGAGGACTCACTCCCCAagttatagggaaaaaaaattagtaagccAAAGGACACAAGTGTTTCGCAAGTATGCTTCCCTCTTACAAATTGTCTGTAAACCCTCCCATCTACGACAAAAGTTAGAAGCAAATACCAGAGAGGTGTTACCTCCTCCTTGGTTTCTAGGATGGCACCATCTCCTGCCGGcccgcccccactccccaccccaagaCAACCCTTCATCACAGGTCCTCCTCAGGCTCTTCCCGGTACCTGCCCTCATCCTGCTCGAAACACCAGCGAGGGATCCGTGGGCTCTGTGCCCCTCTATTCTCATGGCTCCAGCTGAGCCCAATCCTCAGTCCCAGACTGGCTGCCCCCAGGACATGCCCCCAGGACCCCCCAACAGGCCTCTCAAGCTCCACGTACCCCGAAAGGAATGACGGTCCACCCCCAATCCCAGACTCCCTGTGCTCTGCTACCTTCTCAGTCCCTGGAGTCAGAAACCGGCAGTGTGCGGAGTCCTCTCCTCCCCGGCGGTCCCGCTCTGTGACCGCGCCTCTCTGGCAGCCCCGGCTCAGGCAGCCTCCCGGCCGGTCTCCTACCACTAATGTCTCACCCTCCGCTCCCCTTTCTATGCAGCAGCCAGCGCTTTTCTCAAGGGGACATCTGACTGCTCCAGTCTCTTGAGCCTCAGAAAAACCCCGAAGTCCTTAATATGGGTTACGAGATTTGTCAGGATCCGGTCCCCCAGTCTCTCCTACAAgcttctcctccccagccccttgcAACTTCCACTCCGACCCAATTTTTGCTCCGATCATTTGAAATGACCTGGTCTGGGGTCTCTCTGGCCCCTATGGCTAAGTACAGTGGCCTCCTGTCTGTCTAGAACATTCTTCCCCACCTTCTCATCTTTTCCATCTCTGCTTAGAGCCTTTCCTCACCACCCCACACTTGAATCTGGTGCCCTATTAGACGCTCTCCTCCCACAGCATTAGCACCCTGGGATGACCTGTTTATCTGTCTTTCTCCCCCACTAGACTGACGGCAACGTGGGGACAGGGATGGTGTCTTTCCCCCAGTGTTTTCTGTgttcctagcacagtgcccaggATCTttgtagatactcaataaacGGCAAATGAATGATCagttgaacgaatgaatgaatgaatgaacttggCCTTGTAGAaatacatctctctctctgccttataATTGCCTGGTTACTTCTCCATCCTCTTTCTAATCTGggggctcctctggggtggaacCTGCCTGACTCACTGCTATAGTCCCAGCATCTATCACGAGCTCTGGCGCACAGTAGGcccttaataaacatttattggatgTTGCGCATTACTAGAAAACCTACCGACCAGTTCGAGAAAAGCAAACAAGCAGTTTTTCCCTGAGCATGTATGATTTGGTTGCGATTTTATACTGGGTACCTGTAATAAAGCCATGTTTTTACCAgtttggtaagaaaagaaaagaaaagttgttACCAATTTGGATGATAGCATTAAATATATCAAGATGTGACAGGGCCTTTTTGTCTATTCTAGCCCCCTAGGGACCCCCCAAGTCAGCCGCCAGCTCCATACTCAcagataaaggtaaaaataagaagAGAGTTTCCAACCCGAGCTTATGGAGTCTCAAGGTGATCATGATGATGTTGAAATCCCTACAAATATCGAAGACCATCATTTTGAAACAAGTCCTGTTCTGTCATCTGAACTCTTTTGAGAACTGGTGATTTACTCATAGTCAGTGGATTgtagttttctttaaaacagtTAAGTCTGATCTTTATGACACAAATACAATTGCTTTCAGGAAATGCTCTGGTATTACCAGTAACAAATTTTTACAAATCACGTGTATCAGTTAGTATGCTTCAGACTGCAAGGAACAGACTGCCCAACGATGGGGAACGTATGGCCTCACACAACAAGTCTACAGGTAAACATGGCAGGATTCAGCAGTTCTAAGACTCAGGGGCAGGGGCTGACTTTTCTTTGATTCTCTTAGTTTTACAACTCATTGTGGCAAGGTAGCTGCCACAGCTCCAAGCATCACATCCCCACATGATAACATTTCAAGTTAGGAAAGAATGGGGCGTTTCCTCCCACGTAGCTCTTTTTAGAGAACATCTTTCCTGGAAGCCCCAGCGACTTTCCCTGATGTGTCGTTGGCCTGGATTGGTGCACATCCCGTCTGTGGGAAGCACTGGGGAGTGAACATGGGGCATTTTCAGCCTTTCTCACTGGAGGTGGGCTTTGCCATCAAGGAAAAAGGAGGCAAGAGCTGCTGGATTGGCAATCCCCCTGGGTCAGTTCACTTTCACAAATACTACTCATTATTTGCGCTTGTTTCCGTGACCCTGCCAGGGGTCTTGGGGGTTCAGGCCAAAGTCTGGTGTCCAGATGCCACCGTTCACCTTTCTTCTCACAGGGTTTCCACACATCAAAATAGACAGAGGGCTGCGGTGAGATGGGAATAGTAACAGTAAGAGCCCTATCCAAGCAGGAGCGCCACTCTGTGTCGGAGTTCTGAGGTTTTCACTGAACAATGTAACCATGTCCAGGAGCTTCCCGGGGGCTCGTGGGGTGCGGTCTGAGAAGAGCTTGagcctccttctgcctcctcaccctcctcacccccctcACCCTCACTGCTCCTCCAAACCCACTCTGATGGGCTAGTTCTCCCCTGCCCTCTTGGATGAAATCCCAGGCATGGCCTGCTCCAGCCACGCTCAGGCAGTAGGAAGTCCTCCAGGCGTGGATTACACAAGtgcatgcatttgtcaaaactccgGGAATGCACACTTAAGATTTCTGCATTTCAGCCTAAGtcgattttttaaaagattttatttatttagagtgaggggggcagagggagagagagaacccgaagcacactccccactgagcacagagcccacctcagggctccatcccacgaccctgagatggtgacctgagccgaaattaagagtcggacacttaaccgactgagccacccaggtgcccctcaacctAAGTACATTTTACCTCAAAAGGAAAACTGCCAACAAATACTGAGCCATGCTTCATGATATGCACACCGCTGTGTTTAGGGGAAGGTGCACTGACGTTTGGAGTTCACCTTGAAATGCACCGGAAGGCAAGGCAGCTGGAGAGCCCGCACTTTCGGCCTGAGGTTAAAATGGACCCCCTTGCCGTCACCCCAAGTGCAGGCGGATCTGGGTCTGCAGCGCGGGCTCCAGCCCACCTGCATCCCAACCTGCTCACCCACTTCCTGGAAGAGGAAATGGGGGAGTAGGTGCACATGGGTCAGAGAGGGGGGCTGGAGCCGGTCTCCCTTTCCAGGCAAAAATAACTCCGTCTATATTCTCAGCAAACGTCTCAGGCTCGCCGCAGTCCAAGACTCCCTCCCGACCAAGGATGACCTTTCCTGACCTTGCCTGTGGCCCTCTCCGGAGCTGCGTGGACCAGGGTCGGGGCACGGCGCCAGGCTGGAGGCCTCTTCCCCGCCTCCCCCGAATGTGGTCTGCTCTTTGCAGCAGAAGCCCGGGATTCTCCCGTGGGCTCCGGTTCTCTCAGCTGGCACCGCTGTGTGGGGCCTCACCCCCGGACCCCTGCTCGGGGGCTCGCGCACGTGACGCAGCCTGGCCAATCAGAGGTTCTCACTCCCGCAGCCCCGGGCCTGGTTGGCGGATGCTGGGAGGACCAGGACAGGTGCTCTGGGCCGCAGAGGGCGGTCCAGTGCGCAAGGTAGAAGCTGTCACCCAGGACTCCCAGCCGAGAGCAGAGACAGTCCAGGCCCCGAAGGGCACTGTTCCAGCTCCGGGAGGCAGCCATGCTTTGACGTAGGCATGACCCCCGGACTTCTTAGTA harbors:
- the SCIMP gene encoding SLP adapter and CSK-interacting membrane protein isoform X2, translated to MDTLATQGPTAMDWWRDNFWIIIAVAIILVSSGLGLILYCVCRQLLGQGKKWEVAKPWEEKQGDEEKMYENVNESQVQLPPLPPRGLLFPEHTRWSMSEKELGGVAGPPTLPIRNTLPGLFLTGMFFLKLLL
- the SCIMP gene encoding SLP adapter and CSK-interacting membrane protein isoform X1, producing MDTLATQGPTAMDWWRDNFWIIIAVAIILVSSGLGLILYCVCRQLLGQGKKWEVAKPWEEKQGDEEKMYENVNESQVQLPPLPPRGLLFPEHTLPQESPSQPPATYSLVNKVRKKKTASIPSYMEPLDDYDDVEIPANMEKQRF